AATTCGCTGCCCCACCTCGTATGCATTTTCATGGCAATAAAACAGGATGCACGGCGTGTCGTTCGAATAGACCATCGCGTCGTCACGCGAAGGGACAAAAATATCCGACCAATTCTCGACCAGGAACACACTGCTGCAGACGAAGCATGCGTCTTCTCCAAACACCACCACGACCTGCTGACTTCCTGGCATACGGGCACGTAACCACCTGGTCGCGCTGACCACGTCATCACCGAATGCGAACCGCTCGACTGAGCCAACGGTGTTAACGTCCAGGCCGAGATGCGTCTTCGAATCATGAAGGCGCACGACATCATAGGCACGGCGAGCACCTTCGGCATCAAGCCAGACGATATGCGCAGCGTGATGCTTCAGCTCTTCAACCCGCCAATGTGTTGCGTTCATAATCTCTCAACATCCAATAGGCTCACGGTCATGACGAGCGGCAGCTTGTGGTTCCTGCTCGCCGGCGCATCCCTTCATCTTGGCGCCAAATAAGGCTGTCATGATGGTCCGGCTTTGTCTGCGACAAGTATAACCAGAAACCAACTTTATTTATATGATAAGAAAACAGTGTATCCTGCAATCGCAGCAGCTATATTTTTTATCGATGCACAGGAAAAGCGGCACTGTTTGTTCCTGCTGGCGGAGTATCTTTTGATAATTGCTCTGCCGCTGACCAATACCCAGGCTCTGCGCGATGCGGATAGCAGACGCAGTTACTTTTATCACAATGATAGGGAGATCCCCAAATTGGCGCATATCGAAGAAAGCATCCACGTTGCAGTCCCGCCCACGGTCATCGATCAAATCTGGAGCGAAGTCGACCGATGGCACTTGTGGGATCCGGATACCAAGCAAGCCCGGCTCAATGGACCATTCGCCGCTGGAACGCAGGGCAGGATAGTGCCGAACAAGGGGATGGGTATTCCGATGGTGGTTACCGAGCGCTCCGCAGGCCGCTCGTTTACCGTCGAGGGCTACATCCCCCTGTTTCGTATCCACTTTGAGCACACGGTTGCCGCGGTGGATGGCGGAGCGGAAGTCGTTCACCGCGTGTGGTTCACGGGAGCGCTTGCCTTTCTGTTCGGGCCAGGCGTTGCCAGACAAGTCCGGCTAGGGCTACCCAAGACGATGCGCTCACTCAAGGCCTATGCCGAGAAACGCCACGCGACTCTCCATGATGGCGAGGTGGATGGGGCGAAGGCGACAACAGCCTGACATATAGTTTCCCCTCGTCAATTCCTTGCAAAGCACCGCGTCAAATTAACGTGCCCTTCCCGTCATGATGGAATACAATTCCTGCGTGGCAGCCAGCTTGCCTGGCAAGGCCGGGCACGGCGTCACGCTTTGACCTTGGAAAGATGTTTGCTTATGACGCTGCAGTTCCCCCTGCCGAATGTACCTCTTGCGCCGCGCGTGCCCTCCATTCTGTCCAAGCCATTCGGCTCCCTGTTTGCCTTGACCCTGTTCTGCCTGATTCCTGCCGCGTCCGCCTTGGCGGCCGCGCCTGCCAGCAGCAGTGTCATGCTGGAAGAGCTGACCAGCACGGAGCTGCGCAGCCGTATCGACCACGGCGCCACCACCGTGCTGGTGCCGATCGGCGGCGTCGAGCAGAGCGGGCCGTATATTGCGCTGGGCAAGCACAATGTGCGCGCCGCTCTGTTGGCGCGCCAGATTGCGCAAAAGCTGGGCAATACCATCGTCGCGCCCGTCGTTTCCTATGTCCCCGAAGGCAGTATTTCTCCACCGGCCGGCCACATGCGTTTTGCCGGCACGATCTCGATACCGCCAGCCGCTTTCGAAGCCGTGCTGGAAGGGGCGGCGTCCAGCCTGCGCCAGCATGGTTTCCGCGACATCATTTTCCTCGGTGATCACGGTGGTTACCAGAAGAACGAGCAGAATGTGGCAAATAAACTCAATCGGGCCTGGGGCAAAGCTTCTGCGGCGAAAGATGCGCGCGCGTATGCCTTGCTCGACTACTATGACATTACGCAATCGCAATATATTGCCGAGCTGCAAAAGCGCGGCCACAGCAGCGCCGAGATCGGCCTGCACGCGGGTTTGGCGGACGCGGCGCTGATGCTGGCGACGGACCCGTCGCTGGTACGCAGCGAGGCCATGGCCCACGGCCCGAAGCCCGGTGTGGCGGACGGCGTGCGCGGCGACGCGACCCGTGCCACGGTGGAGCTGGGCCAGATCGGCATCAAGCTGCAGGTGGATACGTCGGTGGCTGCCATCAGGCAATTGCTGCAACGTAACAAGTAAATTCTTCGCCGGCAGTGCTGAACTTCCGGCTTTTGCAACGAAACGACGCGAAATCACATGAAAAAATCTCAACGACGCACCATCGTCACCTTGTCCGCCCTGGCTGCCGCACTGGCCGGCCTGGGCGTGGCCAGCCAGGTCATCGGCGCCAGCACACCGGCCCCTGCCGCTGTAGCGCCGGCTGCCGCGTATTCGCCGCTGCCGGGCATGCCGCCGCTGGTGGATCCGAAAAACGTGTATGGCAGCATCGGCAGCAGCAATATGAGCGCCGTCGTCAAGGATCACTTGCGCCGGGTCTACGTGCCCAACCTGCGCTCGAACGATGTGTACGTGATCGACCAGGACAGCCTGAAAGTGGTCGACAAGTTCAAGGTCGGCAGCGGCCCGCAGCACGTGGTGCCGTCGTGGGACTTGCGCACCTTGTGGGTGGCGAACAATGCCGAACGCACGGACAAGGGCAGTCTGACGCCGGTCGACCCCTTGACGGGCAAGCCGGGCAAGGAAGTGCCCGTCGATGATCCCTACAATATGTATTTCACGCCGGATGGCAAGTCGGCCATCGTCGTGGCCGAAGCGCGCCACCGCCTCGATTTCCGCGATCCGAAGACCATGGCGGTGCAGTATTCGATCGACACGCCCCAGTGCGGCGGCATCAACCATGCGGATTTCTCGAATGACGGCCGCTACGCCATGTTCACCTGCGAGTTCGACGGCACCATCGCCAAGATCGACCTGGTGGGGCGCAAGGTCGACGGCTACCTGAAATTGCAGATGCCGGCCAAGCGCTTTGCCGAGTCCGGTCCCGTGGGCGGCCTCGCGAATGAAATCTGCAGCGTCAAGAAGGGCATGCCGCAAGACATACGCATCTCGCCGGACGGCAAGAAATTCTTTATCGCCGACATGGACGCCGACGGCGTGCACATCGTCGATGGCGCCACCCTGAAGGAAATCGGCTTCATCCAGACGGGCGTGGGCGCGCATGGCTTGTACCCGAGCCGTGACGGTAAAAAATTGTACGTGGCCAACCGCGGCACGCACCGCATCCACGGCAAGCGCAATGGCAAGGGCAGCGTCAGCGTGATCGATTTTGCCACCGAAAAAGTGGTGGCGAACTGGCCGATTCCCGGCGGCGGCAGCCCCGACATGGGCAATGTGAGCGCAGATGGCAAGTATCTGTGGCTGTCCGGCCGTTTCGACGACGTGGTCTACCGCATCGATACAAACAGTGGCGACGTGTCCAAGGTGAAAGTCGGCCAGGAACCGCACGGCCTGACCGTGTGGCCGCAGCCTGGCCGCTATTCGCTCGGCCATACGGGCAACCTGCGCTAGGCGAGGCAGGTGCAAGGTAATGGCGATGGGGTAACTGCGCGTGCAAGGTCCGTCCGCACAGGACCTGCTGCTTTGTTTGCCTAAAAGGCAATATTGGCGCATACTGCATTTCCTGTCCCGTCCCCTTACCTGCGAGGAGTACCATCATGATTCTTGATCACATCGGTTTGAATGTCAGCGATGCCCAGGCCAGCAAGGCCTTCTTTTCGGCCGCCCTGGCGCCCCTGGGCGTGTCGGTGGTGATGGAAGAGCAGGGCTGGGTTGGTCTGGGCAAGGATGGCAAGCCCGATTTCTGGTTCGGCGTGGGCGGCGCGCCGCATGCCGGCATGCATCTCGCCTTCGCGGCGGGCAACCGCGCCCAGGTGGACGCGTTTTAC
Above is a genomic segment from Janthinobacterium sp. 64 containing:
- a CDS encoding VOC family protein — encoded protein: MILDHIGLNVSDAQASKAFFSAALAPLGVSVVMEEQGWVGLGKDGKPDFWFGVGGAPHAGMHLAFAAGNRAQVDAFYQAALAAGGKDNGAPGIRAMYHPNYYGAFVLGPDGHNVEAVCHHPEP
- a CDS encoding creatininase family protein codes for the protein MTLQFPLPNVPLAPRVPSILSKPFGSLFALTLFCLIPAASALAAAPASSSVMLEELTSTELRSRIDHGATTVLVPIGGVEQSGPYIALGKHNVRAALLARQIAQKLGNTIVAPVVSYVPEGSISPPAGHMRFAGTISIPPAAFEAVLEGAASSLRQHGFRDIIFLGDHGGYQKNEQNVANKLNRAWGKASAAKDARAYALLDYYDITQSQYIAELQKRGHSSAEIGLHAGLADAALMLATDPSLVRSEAMAHGPKPGVADGVRGDATRATVELGQIGIKLQVDTSVAAIRQLLQRNK
- a CDS encoding SRPBCC family protein; amino-acid sequence: MYPAIAAAIFFIDAQEKRHCLFLLAEYLLIIALPLTNTQALRDADSRRSYFYHNDREIPKLAHIEESIHVAVPPTVIDQIWSEVDRWHLWDPDTKQARLNGPFAAGTQGRIVPNKGMGIPMVVTERSAGRSFTVEGYIPLFRIHFEHTVAAVDGGAEVVHRVWFTGALAFLFGPGVARQVRLGLPKTMRSLKAYAEKRHATLHDGEVDGAKATTA
- a CDS encoding YVTN family beta-propeller repeat protein, producing the protein MKKSQRRTIVTLSALAAALAGLGVASQVIGASTPAPAAVAPAAAYSPLPGMPPLVDPKNVYGSIGSSNMSAVVKDHLRRVYVPNLRSNDVYVIDQDSLKVVDKFKVGSGPQHVVPSWDLRTLWVANNAERTDKGSLTPVDPLTGKPGKEVPVDDPYNMYFTPDGKSAIVVAEARHRLDFRDPKTMAVQYSIDTPQCGGINHADFSNDGRYAMFTCEFDGTIAKIDLVGRKVDGYLKLQMPAKRFAESGPVGGLANEICSVKKGMPQDIRISPDGKKFFIADMDADGVHIVDGATLKEIGFIQTGVGAHGLYPSRDGKKLYVANRGTHRIHGKRNGKGSVSVIDFATEKVVANWPIPGGGSPDMGNVSADGKYLWLSGRFDDVVYRIDTNSGDVSKVKVGQEPHGLTVWPQPGRYSLGHTGNLR